Proteins encoded within one genomic window of Brachybacterium muris:
- a CDS encoding NAD(P)-dependent oxidoreductase, whose amino-acid sequence MRIAFLGTGRMGTELALHLLADHELTVWNRTASRTERLAEAGAQVAATPGEAVVGAEVVVSSLFGPDAVRETITGPGLIPAGVPWVDTTTVSPADAEEFAAAVPTYVGVPVIGTLGPARAGKLGVYVGTPDGALRDRVLTLVAPWADPDRLRGVDSAAKAATGKLLANLALAVSAQGLREALALGEATGTPAEDVLDMLGSTGLAFIAGMKGPFVRGERGTEGGDFTADAIAKDARLMIDTVAAGTGSSTGSNCSDSSDSSGSADGSDNADGSSRTSRPGSDLPAVKAALASLDAEIEAGHGDHDFSTILLPGARATGE is encoded by the coding sequence ATGAGAATCGCGTTTCTGGGAACCGGCCGCATGGGCACCGAGCTCGCCCTGCACCTGCTCGCCGACCACGAGCTCACGGTGTGGAACCGCACCGCCTCCCGTACGGAGCGCCTGGCCGAGGCCGGTGCACAGGTGGCCGCCACCCCCGGTGAGGCTGTCGTGGGCGCTGAGGTGGTGGTCAGCTCCCTGTTCGGCCCGGATGCCGTACGGGAGACCATCACTGGTCCCGGCCTGATCCCCGCCGGGGTGCCGTGGGTCGATACCACCACCGTCTCCCCTGCTGACGCCGAGGAGTTCGCTGCGGCCGTCCCCACCTACGTGGGGGTTCCCGTGATCGGCACCCTGGGCCCGGCCCGCGCAGGGAAGCTCGGCGTGTACGTGGGCACCCCGGACGGCGCTCTGCGCGATCGAGTACTGACGTTGGTGGCGCCGTGGGCGGATCCGGATCGGCTGCGCGGGGTGGACAGCGCCGCGAAGGCCGCCACCGGCAAGCTGCTTGCCAACCTGGCCCTCGCGGTGAGCGCGCAGGGACTGCGGGAGGCACTGGCCCTCGGTGAGGCCACCGGCACCCCGGCCGAGGACGTGCTGGACATGCTGGGCTCGACGGGCCTGGCGTTCATCGCTGGGATGAAGGGGCCGTTCGTGCGCGGTGAGCGCGGCACCGAGGGCGGTGACTTCACGGCCGATGCGATCGCCAAGGACGCCCGGCTGATGATCGACACCGTCGCCGCCGGCACCGGCTCCTCCACCGGCTCCAACTGCTCCGACAGCTCCGACAGCTCCGGCAGCGCTGACGGCTCCGACAACGCTGACGGCTCCTCCCGCACCTCGCGCCCGGGCTCCGACCTGCCGGCCGTGAAGGCCGCACTGGCATCCCTGGATGCCGAGATCGAGGCCGGTCACGGGGATCACGACTTCTCCACCATCCTGCTGCCGGGAGCCCGCGCCACAGGAGAGTGA
- a CDS encoding alpha/beta hydrolase, whose translation MVLGLGTAVTGIGHAARGVASVLRGAGRITGQQVRRTALRAPLDTGGFLGASAASWIATSPSLLPRTWWMWTTNFGFSQIYGYATGALTAHLLARGTRALGLEVHITAERRRRARLLGGAALTGITAYSWVRGVLRQREISHLVEQEPKNLATHVVGTVAGVGASIGALLTARAVLATARMYRALLRPYLPPRVVGVTSLLLTVATVALVAERVVRGRILERAIERAEATNLWISPDIAPPTSPLRSGSRDSLEEWTALGAQGRRIVSFGADARLISETTGAPAMEPIRVYAGKSSTRSLDEAVDAVLAELDRTGAWDREVLVLFTGTGTGWLQEWSLSAIEFLTGGNCATASLQYSVYTSALNYILDRRGPQQAGHQLFHAVSRRLERMPRTQRPRLFVAGESLGSFGGHAAFRDLPDMLARVDGAVWSGTPGFTPIWRELVAKSRPGSPAIAPILDNGRHVRVVTRPRELHQDYWGGLYEPWQSPRIVYAQHPSDPVAWWEPSLLWEEPAWLRERVGHDVTPAIRWFPWITFWQIAADMPLSIKVTAGHGHAYHEELVPIWAAVLGTDGAGGATGGDTATGEDSAVGGPDAPGGADTLGGAAAIDPAEQRRYHRRIVEAIRALGPAD comes from the coding sequence ATGGTTCTCGGCCTCGGTACAGCCGTCACAGGGATCGGACACGCTGCCAGGGGTGTCGCCTCGGTGCTGCGCGGCGCCGGCCGCATCACAGGACAGCAGGTCAGACGCACGGCCCTGCGCGCCCCGCTGGACACCGGCGGGTTCCTGGGGGCCTCGGCCGCCTCCTGGATCGCGACATCCCCCAGCCTGCTGCCGCGCACCTGGTGGATGTGGACAACGAACTTCGGCTTCTCCCAGATCTACGGGTACGCCACCGGGGCCCTCACCGCGCATCTGCTGGCGCGTGGCACCCGGGCACTGGGCCTGGAGGTCCACATCACTGCGGAGCGCAGGCGCCGGGCCCGCCTGCTGGGCGGGGCGGCGCTGACGGGGATCACCGCGTACTCCTGGGTGCGCGGGGTGCTGCGGCAGCGGGAGATCAGCCATCTGGTGGAGCAGGAGCCCAAGAACCTCGCCACCCACGTGGTGGGCACCGTCGCCGGGGTGGGAGCGAGCATCGGCGCGCTGCTGACGGCCCGCGCGGTGCTCGCGACCGCCCGGATGTACCGGGCACTGCTGCGCCCCTACCTGCCACCGCGTGTGGTCGGGGTGACCTCCCTGCTGCTCACCGTGGCCACGGTGGCCCTGGTGGCCGAGCGGGTGGTGCGCGGAAGGATCCTGGAGCGCGCCATCGAGCGCGCCGAGGCCACCAACCTGTGGATCTCCCCGGACATCGCCCCGCCCACCTCGCCGTTGCGCTCCGGCAGCCGCGACTCGCTGGAGGAATGGACGGCCCTCGGTGCGCAGGGCCGTCGCATCGTCTCCTTCGGGGCCGACGCCCGACTGATCTCCGAGACCACCGGTGCCCCGGCGATGGAGCCGATCCGGGTGTACGCGGGGAAGTCCTCCACCCGCAGCCTGGATGAGGCGGTGGACGCTGTGCTGGCGGAGCTGGACCGCACCGGTGCCTGGGACCGCGAGGTGCTGGTGCTGTTCACCGGGACCGGCACCGGCTGGCTGCAGGAATGGTCGCTGTCGGCGATCGAGTTCCTCACCGGCGGCAACTGCGCCACCGCGTCCCTGCAGTACTCGGTGTACACCAGCGCCCTGAACTACATCCTGGACCGTCGCGGTCCCCAGCAGGCCGGTCACCAGCTGTTCCACGCGGTGAGCCGGCGCCTGGAGCGCATGCCGCGCACGCAGCGCCCCCGCCTGTTCGTGGCCGGGGAGTCGCTGGGGTCCTTCGGTGGGCACGCCGCGTTCCGGGACCTGCCGGACATGCTGGCCCGGGTGGACGGCGCCGTGTGGAGCGGCACCCCCGGCTTCACCCCGATCTGGCGGGAGCTGGTCGCGAAGAGCCGGCCCGGCTCCCCCGCGATCGCCCCGATCCTGGACAACGGTCGCCATGTGCGGGTGGTGACGCGGCCTCGCGAGCTGCATCAGGACTACTGGGGCGGTCTGTACGAGCCGTGGCAGTCACCGCGCATCGTGTACGCCCAGCACCCCTCGGACCCGGTGGCGTGGTGGGAGCCGTCCCTGCTGTGGGAGGAGCCGGCCTGGCTGCGTGAACGCGTGGGGCACGACGTCACCCCGGCGATCCGCTGGTTCCCGTGGATCACGTTCTGGCAGATCGCGGCGGACATGCCGCTGTCGATCAAGGTCACTGCCGGTCACGGCCACGCCTACCACGAGGAGCTCGTACCGATCTGGGCCGCGGTACTGGGCACGGACGGTGCAGGGGGCGCGACGGGCGGGGACACGGCGACGGGCGAGGACAGTGCGGTGGGCGGGCCCGACGCACCGGGCGGAGCCGACACACTGGGCGGGGCCGCCGCGATCGACCCGGCCGAGCAGCGCAGGTATCACCGCCGCATCGTCGAGGCGATCAGGGCGCTGGGGCCGGCGGACTGA
- a CDS encoding rhodanese-like domain-containing protein, producing the protein MNASTQRESVRIGGLPPVIDVAELHELLGGAVQAGTDAPVRLVDVRWALDGSKGHHTYLAGHLPGAVYIDLPTALAAHAQEGRGRHPLPEPEDFAASLQAAGIDEGTIVVAYDDTDGSQASRLVWMLRALGHPAALLDGGLSAWDGDRETDDVRPEPGTVPARPWPDTAIATIDEVATGDALVIDARAPERYRGETEPVDPRAGHVPGAINLPFSQNTDEAGRFLDAEQLRERFAAAGVRPDENVIVYCGSGVTATHDVLALQRAGYEGVRLFPGSWYQWSADTTREVATGPNP; encoded by the coding sequence GTGAACGCTTCGACGCAGCGCGAGTCCGTGCGCATCGGCGGCCTGCCCCCGGTGATCGACGTCGCTGAACTGCATGAGCTGCTGGGCGGCGCTGTCCAGGCCGGTACCGACGCACCCGTGCGCCTGGTGGACGTGCGTTGGGCGCTGGACGGCTCCAAGGGACACCACACCTACCTCGCAGGGCACCTGCCCGGCGCGGTGTACATCGACCTGCCCACCGCACTGGCCGCTCACGCCCAGGAAGGCCGCGGCCGCCACCCGCTCCCCGAGCCGGAGGACTTCGCCGCCTCCCTGCAGGCGGCCGGCATCGACGAGGGCACGATCGTGGTGGCCTACGACGACACCGACGGCTCCCAGGCTTCCCGCCTGGTGTGGATGCTGCGCGCCCTCGGGCACCCCGCCGCACTCCTGGACGGTGGCCTCTCCGCCTGGGACGGAGACCGGGAGACCGATGATGTGCGCCCCGAGCCCGGCACCGTCCCCGCCCGGCCCTGGCCCGACACCGCGATCGCCACCATCGACGAGGTGGCCACCGGGGACGCCCTGGTGATCGACGCCCGCGCCCCCGAGCGCTACCGCGGCGAGACGGAACCGGTGGACCCCCGTGCCGGCCACGTACCCGGCGCGATCAACCTGCCGTTCTCCCAGAACACCGACGAGGCGGGCCGCTTCCTGGACGCCGAGCAGCTGAGGGAGCGCTTCGCCGCCGCCGGAGTGCGACCGGACGAGAACGTGATCGTGTACTGCGGCTCCGGGGTCACCGCCACCCATGACGTGCTGGCCCTGCAGCGCGCAGGCTACGAGGGCGTGCGCCTGTTCCCCGGCTCCTGGTACCAGTGGAGCGCCGATACGACCCGCGAGGTCGCCACCGGCCCGAACCCCTGA
- a CDS encoding SPFH domain-containing protein, with protein MGFIQAFKGAIGGMFADQWKDFLTIPDGLPQTAALFPAVPRGTNAGRGSNTRGSQNVISNGSRILVPQGYGLITVLDGRATGMITEAGGYEFNSDSPDSRSVFAGDDPLASTVGMSWERFKFGGRPTSQQLAFFVNLKEIPDNRFGTQSEIYWDDAYLNTQVGAVARGSYTIRIIDPLLFVHNFVPATFISEGAPVFDFSDPDNSAGNQLFQEVVGSLAAAFSRYTNDPDKGNRITRIQGDSVGFAQSLAAAVEEGYRWSTDRGLTIVKVAIASIEYDQRTRELLADVQKADALSGNRSQSFINQAVARGVQSAGETGGGAGLAMFGAGAGAAGGLVQPVQPWQNQPGQQPQQGQPQQGGQQAAPQQDDPVAKLAQYKQMLEQGLITEEDYQAAKKNALGL; from the coding sequence ATGGGATTCATCCAGGCATTCAAGGGCGCCATCGGCGGTATGTTCGCCGATCAGTGGAAGGACTTCCTCACCATCCCGGACGGCCTGCCGCAGACGGCAGCGCTGTTCCCGGCGGTGCCGCGCGGCACCAACGCCGGTCGCGGCTCCAACACCCGCGGCTCGCAGAACGTCATCTCCAACGGCTCACGGATCCTGGTGCCCCAGGGGTACGGCCTGATCACCGTGCTGGACGGTCGCGCCACCGGCATGATCACCGAGGCCGGCGGCTACGAGTTCAACAGCGACTCGCCCGATTCCCGCTCCGTGTTCGCCGGTGACGACCCGCTGGCCTCCACCGTGGGCATGTCCTGGGAGCGCTTCAAGTTCGGCGGCCGCCCCACCTCGCAGCAGCTCGCGTTCTTCGTGAACCTCAAGGAGATCCCGGACAACCGCTTCGGCACCCAGTCGGAGATCTACTGGGACGACGCCTACCTCAACACCCAGGTGGGTGCGGTGGCCCGCGGCTCCTACACGATCCGGATCATCGATCCGCTGCTGTTCGTGCACAACTTCGTGCCCGCCACCTTCATCTCCGAGGGTGCGCCGGTGTTCGACTTCTCGGACCCGGACAACTCCGCCGGCAACCAGCTGTTCCAGGAGGTGGTCGGCTCGCTTGCGGCCGCCTTCTCCCGCTACACCAACGACCCGGACAAGGGCAACCGCATCACCCGCATCCAGGGCGACTCCGTGGGCTTCGCCCAGTCCCTGGCCGCCGCGGTGGAGGAAGGGTACCGCTGGTCCACCGACCGCGGCCTCACCATCGTCAAGGTCGCGATCGCCTCGATCGAGTACGACCAGCGCACCCGCGAGCTGCTGGCGGACGTCCAGAAGGCCGATGCCCTCTCCGGCAACCGTTCGCAGTCCTTCATCAACCAGGCCGTGGCCCGTGGTGTGCAGTCCGCCGGGGAGACTGGCGGCGGTGCGGGCCTGGCCATGTTCGGTGCAGGTGCGGGCGCTGCCGGTGGCCTGGTGCAGCCGGTCCAGCCCTGGCAGAACCAGCCCGGCCAGCAGCCGCAGCAGGGCCAGCCCCAGCAGGGTGGCCAGCAGGCCGCGCCGCAGCAGGACGATCCGGTGGCCAAGCTCGCCCAGTACAAGCAGATGCTGGAGCAGGGGCTGATCACCGAGGAGGACTACCAGGCGGCGAAGAAGAACGCCCTCGGGCTCTGA
- a CDS encoding endonuclease/exonuclease/phosphatase family protein has translation MSPTISRRRALTAAAAAGLGLPAGAAHAAASGPAPAAQPGAGPAGRGRSTNVRFATFNASLNRAVEGGLLADLETGQDPQIRAVAEVIQINNPDVLLINEFDYDAEHRAVDLFRRNYLEVGQNGRTPVYYHYAYTAPVNTGVPSGLDLNRDGTVGGPDDAWGFGLFPGQYGMVVLSRYPILTREVRTFQDLLWSSMPGNLIPESYYGTEIAAQLRLSSKSHWDVPIQIGSKKVHLLAAHPTPPSFDGPEDRNGRRNHDEIRLWADYLRPGKASRWIVDDSGTTGGLQPSESFVIAGDYNSDPTDGDSWPGAIDQLLKHPRVRDTKPASAGAVEAAQAQGGANSDHKGDPRYDTADFSDVPGPGNIRVDYVLPSKDLQAVASAVYWPKAGEAGSELTGTYPFPTSDHRLVRVDLQIRGL, from the coding sequence ATGTCTCCCACGATCAGCCGCCGTCGTGCCCTCACCGCCGCCGCTGCTGCAGGCCTCGGTCTTCCCGCAGGCGCCGCCCACGCCGCAGCATCCGGCCCCGCCCCGGCCGCCCAGCCCGGTGCTGGACCGGCAGGCCGTGGTCGCTCCACCAACGTGCGGTTCGCGACGTTCAACGCCTCGCTGAACCGTGCTGTGGAGGGCGGTCTGCTCGCCGATCTGGAGACGGGCCAGGACCCGCAGATCCGCGCGGTGGCCGAGGTCATCCAGATCAACAACCCCGATGTGCTGCTGATCAACGAGTTCGACTACGACGCCGAGCACCGTGCGGTGGACCTGTTCCGCCGCAACTACCTCGAGGTGGGTCAGAACGGGCGCACCCCTGTGTACTACCACTACGCGTACACCGCACCGGTGAACACCGGTGTTCCCAGCGGCCTGGACCTGAACCGGGACGGCACCGTGGGCGGCCCGGACGACGCGTGGGGCTTCGGCCTGTTCCCGGGCCAGTACGGCATGGTCGTGCTCTCCCGCTACCCGATCCTCACCCGCGAGGTCCGCACCTTCCAGGACCTGCTGTGGTCCTCCATGCCCGGCAACCTGATCCCGGAGAGCTACTACGGCACCGAGATCGCCGCCCAGCTGCGACTGAGCTCCAAGTCCCACTGGGACGTGCCGATCCAGATCGGCTCCAAGAAGGTGCATTTGCTGGCCGCCCACCCCACCCCGCCCAGCTTCGACGGCCCTGAGGACCGCAACGGGCGCCGCAACCACGACGAGATCCGCCTGTGGGCGGACTACCTGCGCCCCGGCAAGGCCTCCCGGTGGATCGTGGACGACTCCGGCACCACTGGTGGTCTGCAGCCCAGCGAGTCCTTCGTGATCGCCGGTGACTACAACTCCGACCCCACGGACGGCGACTCCTGGCCCGGCGCGATCGACCAGCTGCTGAAGCACCCCCGGGTGCGGGACACCAAGCCTGCCAGCGCCGGAGCGGTGGAGGCCGCGCAGGCCCAGGGTGGCGCCAACAGCGACCACAAGGGCGATCCCCGCTACGACACGGCGGACTTCTCCGACGTGCCCGGCCCCGGCAACATCCGCGTGGACTACGTGCTGCCGTCCAAGGACCTCCAGGCGGTGGCCTCGGCCGTGTACTGGCCGAAGGCGGGCGAGGCCGGCAGCGAGCTCACCGGCACCTACCCCTTCCCCACCTCCGACCACCGCTTGGTGCGCGTGGACCTCCAGATCCGGGGCCTGTGA
- a CDS encoding TFIIB-type zinc ribbon-containing protein, producing MPSPPGRRPHADPRAPQQHGAPIPSGAQSTGQRPAPQWAGLQDGGSHQGGGAAASTMSAQDFGQAAQKALDDAGNRVIDTSSGKADGLDKCPKCGSTDIHYSITAKALVCGYCRNQWNEDVAEQAFGLDSAIEELRGHTLASGTGDIREDLTTVTLKCQGCGAEVVIRVDEQLQSRCHWCRQTLSINTQIPNGAVPDAVLPFQLTREQAIDRINEFVGSRRAFAHARFKSEFVPDNVMGVYIPYMVVDGNLHAVLQGTGEVTTRQYTVRRKVGDNYVSETYYDADVYDVRRAFDLLVDDLTVESSSRYDARDNTRSTNNILNAVQPYDTAAAVAYNSNYLRGFTSERRDLNIHDVDDSVEEKFLSIARAKARPTISRYDRGVRWEHEGVAVHGTRWVAVYVPVWLYSYADSAKGEGSLVHYIAVNGRNGNTMGSVPVSHPKIFALSCFLGTIATVLAGVVGWGWFFMS from the coding sequence ATGCCGTCCCCGCCGGGTCGTCGGCCCCACGCGGATCCCAGGGCGCCCCAGCAGCACGGTGCCCCGATCCCCTCGGGTGCACAGAGCACCGGCCAGCGTCCCGCCCCGCAGTGGGCGGGCCTCCAGGACGGGGGATCCCACCAGGGCGGTGGCGCCGCTGCCTCGACGATGTCCGCGCAGGACTTCGGCCAGGCCGCCCAGAAGGCACTGGACGACGCCGGCAACAGGGTGATCGACACCAGTTCCGGCAAGGCCGACGGCCTGGACAAGTGCCCGAAGTGCGGCAGCACCGACATCCACTACTCGATCACCGCCAAGGCGCTGGTGTGCGGTTACTGCCGCAACCAGTGGAACGAGGACGTGGCCGAGCAGGCCTTCGGCCTGGACAGCGCCATCGAGGAGCTGCGCGGCCACACCCTGGCCTCTGGCACCGGTGACATCCGCGAGGACCTCACCACCGTGACCCTGAAGTGCCAGGGCTGCGGGGCCGAAGTGGTGATCCGGGTGGACGAGCAGCTGCAGAGCCGCTGCCACTGGTGCCGGCAGACCCTCTCCATCAACACCCAGATCCCCAACGGCGCCGTGCCCGATGCGGTGCTGCCGTTCCAGCTCACCCGAGAGCAGGCCATCGACCGGATCAACGAGTTCGTCGGGTCCCGCCGCGCCTTCGCCCACGCCCGCTTCAAGAGCGAGTTCGTGCCCGACAACGTGATGGGCGTGTACATCCCGTACATGGTGGTCGACGGCAACTTGCACGCGGTGCTGCAGGGCACGGGCGAGGTGACCACCCGCCAGTACACCGTGCGCCGCAAGGTGGGGGACAACTACGTCTCGGAGACCTACTACGACGCCGACGTGTACGACGTGCGCCGCGCCTTCGACCTGCTGGTGGACGACCTCACCGTGGAATCCTCCAGCCGGTACGACGCGCGGGACAACACCCGCTCCACCAACAACATCCTCAACGCCGTCCAGCCGTACGACACCGCCGCCGCCGTCGCCTACAACTCCAACTACCTGCGGGGCTTCACCTCGGAGCGGCGCGACCTGAACATCCACGACGTCGACGACAGCGTCGAGGAGAAGTTCCTGTCGATCGCCCGCGCCAAGGCCCGCCCCACCATCTCCCGGTACGACCGTGGCGTGCGATGGGAGCACGAGGGCGTGGCCGTGCACGGCACCCGCTGGGTGGCCGTGTACGTGCCGGTGTGGCTGTACAGCTACGCGGATTCCGCCAAGGGCGAGGGCTCGCTGGTGCACTACATCGCCGTCAACGGCCGCAACGGCAACACCATGGGCTCGGTGCCCGTGTCCCATCCGAAGATCTTCGCCCTGTCCTGCTTCCTGGGCACCATCGCCACGGTGCTCGCCGGGGTCGTCGGCTGGGGATGGTTCTTCATGTCCTGA
- a CDS encoding BCCT family transporter codes for MDDSQNRRPQQYSLAKGVFGVTAAVVAIAILFALFLPTVFSDVISTLNSTVVDSIGWYYVLLVTGFVVFSIVVAVSRLGSIKLGRDDDEPEYGLLSWFAMLFAAGMGIGLVFWGAAEPLTFFASEGGIPPNAAHLDAPARAQRAMGQTFLHWGLHAWAIYVVVGLAIAYSVHRRRRPVSIRWALEPILGKRTDTWIGDLIDIIALVGTLFGIATSLGFGVNQIAAGLDHLGLLPNSAGVQVVIVLSVTALATISAASGVDKGIKLLSNLNLGLAALLLVAVLILGPTLFLLRDVVQNIGYYLQHFLELSFQTLPFMGDEGASWISGWTTYYWGWWMSWSPFVGVFIARISRGRTVREFITGVLLVPTLVTIIWFTVMGGTALYKSLFEGVDFTGEDGTIDANTALFDTLSTLPLGTVLSGIAIVLVTIFFITSADSGAFVMDMIAHRGDPNPPRLTRIFWASASGLIAAALIWAGSASGAESAGMTGLQALALLSALPFSVVMIGMCISTWIALSREVKIIQRLELRIRQREFVERYSDQLTGTVSDRVSADLASQVDARVQEQVSARLDEHAATTSEQTGPVAEGEQPRRSRNPFRR; via the coding sequence GTGGACGATTCACAGAACCGTCGGCCGCAGCAGTACTCCCTCGCCAAGGGGGTGTTCGGCGTCACCGCCGCGGTGGTGGCCATCGCGATCCTGTTCGCGCTGTTCCTGCCCACGGTGTTCTCCGATGTCATTTCCACCCTGAACTCCACCGTGGTGGACTCCATCGGCTGGTACTACGTGCTGCTGGTGACCGGCTTCGTGGTGTTCTCGATCGTGGTGGCCGTGAGCCGCCTGGGCAGCATCAAGCTGGGCCGCGACGACGACGAGCCCGAGTACGGCCTGCTGTCCTGGTTCGCGATGCTCTTCGCCGCCGGCATGGGCATCGGGCTGGTGTTCTGGGGCGCAGCGGAGCCGCTGACCTTCTTCGCCTCCGAGGGTGGGATCCCGCCGAACGCCGCCCACCTGGACGCCCCGGCCCGCGCGCAGCGCGCCATGGGTCAGACCTTCCTGCACTGGGGCCTGCACGCCTGGGCCATCTACGTGGTGGTGGGCCTGGCGATCGCCTACTCCGTGCACCGTCGCCGCCGCCCCGTCTCCATCCGCTGGGCGCTGGAGCCGATCCTGGGCAAGCGCACCGACACCTGGATCGGCGACCTGATCGACATCATCGCCCTGGTGGGCACCCTGTTCGGCATCGCCACCTCACTGGGCTTCGGCGTCAACCAGATCGCTGCGGGCCTGGACCACCTGGGGCTGCTGCCCAACTCCGCCGGTGTGCAGGTGGTCATCGTGCTGAGCGTGACCGCGCTGGCCACCATCTCCGCCGCTTCCGGGGTGGACAAGGGCATCAAGCTGCTGTCCAACCTCAACCTGGGACTGGCGGCGCTGCTGCTGGTCGCCGTGCTGATCCTGGGCCCCACCCTGTTCCTGCTCCGCGACGTGGTCCAGAACATCGGCTACTACCTGCAGCACTTCCTCGAGCTCTCCTTCCAGACCCTGCCGTTCATGGGCGATGAGGGGGCCAGCTGGATCTCCGGCTGGACCACCTACTACTGGGGCTGGTGGATGTCCTGGTCGCCGTTCGTGGGCGTGTTCATCGCCCGCATCTCCCGCGGCCGCACCGTGCGCGAGTTCATCACCGGTGTGCTGCTGGTCCCCACCCTGGTCACCATCATCTGGTTCACCGTGATGGGTGGCACCGCCCTGTACAAGAGCCTGTTCGAGGGCGTGGACTTCACCGGTGAGGACGGCACCATCGATGCGAACACCGCCCTGTTCGACACCCTGTCCACCCTGCCGTTGGGCACGGTGCTCTCCGGCATCGCGATCGTGCTGGTGACGATCTTCTTCATCACCAGTGCCGACTCCGGTGCCTTCGTGATGGACATGATCGCCCACCGCGGTGACCCGAACCCGCCGCGCCTGACCCGCATCTTCTGGGCCTCGGCCTCCGGTCTCATCGCCGCCGCCCTGATCTGGGCCGGCTCCGCCTCCGGCGCCGAGAGCGCGGGGATGACCGGGCTGCAGGCCCTGGCACTGCTGAGCGCCCTGCCGTTCTCCGTGGTGATGATCGGCATGTGCATCTCCACCTGGATCGCCCTGTCGCGCGAGGTGAAGATCATCCAGCGCCTGGAGCTGCGCATACGTCAGCGGGAGTTCGTGGAGCGCTACTCCGACCAGCTCACCGGCACCGTGAGCGACCGCGTGAGCGCGGACCTCGCCTCGCAGGTCGATGCCCGGGTCCAGGAGCAGGTCTCGGCACGGCTCGACGAGCATGCGGCCACCACCTCGGAGCAGACCGGGCCTGTCGCGGAGGGCGAGCAGCCCCGACGCAGCAGGAACCCGTTCCGCCGCTGA
- a CDS encoding NAD(P)-dependent oxidoreductase: MKILLPDTTDLDPDLPEGWEAVTIDARAEIPTEHHDAQVLVVWGASRRHLASAVENLHDLRLVQSLAAGVDGILEAGFADDVQIATGAGLHSLTVSEHTLGLLLSILRRLPEARDAQERHEWSDELGGMQPLNPEGRMTSLVGARVLIWGFGQIGQTLAPVLAALGAEVRGAARSAGERAGFEVLADDDVLKALPEVDILIDILPGGEATRGMIDAEVLAALPDHAVLINVGRGTTVDQQALREALEGGTLGAAALDVTDPEPLPAEDPLWDAPRLLITPHAAGGRPVGADERIRENLLALDGDGEVVQLADR; encoded by the coding sequence ATGAAGATCCTGCTGCCCGACACCACTGATCTGGACCCCGACCTGCCCGAGGGCTGGGAGGCCGTCACCATCGACGCCCGCGCCGAGATCCCCACCGAGCACCACGACGCCCAGGTGCTGGTGGTGTGGGGCGCCTCCCGTCGCCACCTCGCCTCCGCGGTGGAGAACCTGCACGACCTGCGGCTGGTGCAGTCCCTCGCCGCCGGCGTGGACGGCATCCTCGAAGCCGGTTTCGCCGATGACGTGCAGATCGCCACCGGTGCCGGCCTGCACTCCCTCACCGTCTCCGAGCACACGCTGGGCCTGCTGCTGTCGATCCTGCGGCGCCTGCCCGAGGCCAGGGACGCCCAGGAGCGCCACGAATGGTCCGACGAGCTCGGCGGCATGCAGCCGCTGAATCCGGAGGGCCGGATGACCTCCCTGGTCGGGGCTCGGGTGCTGATCTGGGGCTTCGGCCAGATCGGGCAGACCCTCGCCCCGGTGCTGGCGGCCCTGGGTGCCGAGGTGCGCGGCGCGGCCCGCAGCGCCGGGGAGCGCGCCGGCTTCGAGGTGCTGGCCGATGACGACGTGCTCAAGGCCCTGCCCGAGGTGGACATCCTGATCGACATCCTGCCCGGCGGGGAGGCCACCCGCGGCATGATCGACGCCGAGGTGCTGGCGGCCCTGCCCGACCACGCCGTACTGATCAATGTGGGCCGCGGCACCACCGTGGACCAGCAGGCGCTGCGGGAGGCCCTCGAGGGCGGGACGCTCGGGGCCGCCGCCCTGGATGTCACCGACCCGGAGCCGTTGCCGGCAGAGGACCCGCTGTGGGATGCACCGCGCCTGCTCATCACCCCGCATGCCGCCGGTGGACGCCCCGTGGGGGCCGATGAGCGCATCCGTGAGAACCTGCTGGCACTGGACGGCGACGGAGAGGTGGTGCAGCTCGCCGACCGCTGA